The Sulfitobacter sp. S223 genome has a window encoding:
- a CDS encoding DUF1513 domain-containing protein codes for MSKTVSGRRQFIGGMLAAGFIPKPTWADAGSPAFLSAAARPDGAYILCGIGQDLSIKFQLPLPARGHAAAAHPKRPEAVAFARRPGTFAVVIDCVTGQQKAVLSSPEGRHFYGHGAFSANGDLLFTTENDFEVGRGCIGVWDVKNRYTRVDEWDSGGVGPHDIKRLLGTDILVVANGGIDTHPDTGRTKLNIPTMQPNLTYIENGRVLDTVSLPEGMHKNSIRHLALSRDGTVAFGMQWQGEGDAPALVGTHRRGSPITLMQSLPDQLRDMDGYVGSIACSRDGQSIAVTSPRGGIVQIYDARSLKLSKAIPLEDVCGVTMIGPSFTVTSGTGEMRHIGLRQAQAIHQSDLMWDNHLVPVMPSFG; via the coding sequence ATGAGCAAGACGGTTTCCGGCAGACGGCAATTCATCGGCGGGATGTTGGCTGCAGGATTTATCCCAAAGCCAACTTGGGCGGACGCCGGGTCACCTGCGTTTCTTTCCGCTGCGGCACGGCCGGACGGCGCGTATATTCTATGCGGTATCGGACAGGACCTTTCTATCAAGTTCCAGCTTCCCCTGCCCGCCCGCGGTCATGCGGCAGCGGCGCACCCCAAACGGCCAGAGGCAGTCGCCTTTGCCCGCCGCCCCGGAACATTCGCGGTCGTCATTGATTGCGTAACAGGTCAGCAAAAGGCGGTGCTTTCCTCACCAGAAGGCCGCCATTTTTACGGCCATGGCGCCTTTTCTGCCAATGGAGATCTGCTGTTCACGACCGAGAATGATTTCGAAGTCGGTCGCGGGTGCATCGGAGTTTGGGACGTCAAAAATAGGTATACCCGCGTCGACGAATGGGACAGCGGCGGGGTTGGCCCTCATGATATCAAACGGTTACTAGGCACCGACATTCTGGTGGTAGCGAACGGTGGCATTGATACCCACCCTGACACGGGCCGAACAAAGCTCAATATCCCGACCATGCAGCCGAACCTTACCTATATCGAAAACGGCAGGGTACTTGATACGGTTTCGTTGCCCGAAGGGATGCACAAGAATTCGATCAGGCACTTGGCGCTTAGCCGTGACGGAACGGTAGCATTCGGGATGCAGTGGCAAGGCGAAGGCGATGCGCCTGCGTTGGTGGGCACACACAGGCGCGGATCGCCCATCACCTTGATGCAATCTTTGCCCGATCAACTGCGGGACATGGATGGCTACGTGGGAAGCATTGCGTGCTCGCGAGATGGTCAGAGCATCGCAGTCACTTCACCACGAGGTGGTATTGTGCAAATTTATGACGCGCGTTCTTTGAAGCTGTCAAAGGCCATTCCGTTAGAGGACGTTTGCGGTGTGACCATGATCGGTCCCTCCTTTACCGTGACTTCTGGTACTGGCGAAATGCGCCACATCGGCCTGCGACAGGCGCAGGCGATACATCAATCGGACCTGATGTGGGACAACCATCTGGTACCTGTCATGCCATCGTTTGGCTGA
- a CDS encoding imelysin family protein codes for MKQIALATAVVFAPVASIAETASTAAQDVIQAHIMPRFETLRTASRQLADVAAKDCRPTSATLRASYGDAFDAWVLASHLRFGPTETDDRAYALAFWPDSRGATPRALGGLISEQDPIGASVADYAAVSIAARGFYALEYLLYDDALMVAGEPSYHCQLVQTISADIAVISDAILSDWQQSFAAQMLSPSDDGPYRTNEEVLQELFKALTTGLQFTSDTRLGRPLGTFDRPRPTRAEARRSGRSARHVGLSLQSLQDLTARLASDDAALANTLNDAFEDAQKNLLALNDPTFEGAGDPQSRLRIEVLQQSIDAIRDKVGQDLGPTLGVAAGFNSLDGD; via the coding sequence ATGAAACAGATCGCCCTAGCGACCGCTGTTGTTTTCGCGCCTGTCGCTTCGATAGCCGAAACCGCAAGCACAGCGGCGCAAGACGTCATTCAGGCGCATATTATGCCGCGATTTGAAACACTGCGCACGGCATCCCGCCAATTGGCCGATGTCGCGGCCAAGGATTGCAGGCCAACATCAGCCACTTTGCGCGCGTCTTATGGCGATGCTTTCGATGCTTGGGTCTTGGCAAGCCACCTGCGCTTTGGTCCCACAGAGACGGATGACCGCGCCTATGCGCTTGCCTTCTGGCCAGACAGTCGCGGGGCAACGCCGCGCGCCCTTGGCGGTCTGATCTCAGAACAGGACCCTATCGGCGCCTCGGTCGCCGACTATGCGGCAGTCTCAATCGCCGCACGGGGTTTTTATGCGCTTGAGTACTTGCTCTATGATGATGCGCTGATGGTTGCTGGGGAGCCGAGCTATCACTGCCAATTGGTGCAAACGATCAGCGCTGATATCGCAGTCATATCGGATGCGATCCTTTCCGACTGGCAGCAATCCTTCGCCGCACAAATGCTCAGCCCCTCCGACGACGGACCTTACAGGACCAACGAAGAGGTGCTTCAAGAACTGTTCAAGGCTTTGACGACCGGATTGCAATTTACGTCCGATACACGGCTTGGTCGTCCGCTTGGCACGTTTGACCGCCCGCGCCCGACCCGCGCCGAGGCGCGCAGATCGGGACGTTCTGCCCGACACGTGGGCCTAAGTCTGCAATCCTTGCAAGATTTGACGGCGCGACTAGCATCAGACGATGCCGCACTTGCGAATACACTGAATGACGCCTTCGAGGATGCACAAAAGAACCTGCTGGCGCTGAATGACCCGACATTCGAAGGTGCTGGCGATCCGCAAAGCCGTCTCAGGATTGAGGTGTTGCAGCAATCTATCGACGCGATCCGCGATAAGGTCGGTCAGGACCTTGGGCCCACTTTGGGGGTCGCTGCCGGTTTCAACTCGTTGGACGGAGACTGA
- a CDS encoding di-heme oxidoredictase family protein, translating into MTAGSVALANDAAGAPNWGLGDPHLTVVPRTDAESARINAVTAPTTDFTSPQRFEERPGGAATVRVFPDANAFSQPSGNMSFEDELTFKLGNGLFRKLWVSSPSSTLASDGLGPLYNARSCQRCHIKDGRGHPPENADDNSVSMFLRISIPAPQGAGIHEIEDYIATLPDPNYGSQLQDFAVQGHASEYRLDITYTENIVTLADGTEVSLRHPTYKATNLGYGPLHPQAMLSPRVAPQMIGLGLLEAVPAADILANADPEDLDGDGISGRPNVVWSQEFDRPMLGRFGLKAGNPTIMEQSASAFAGDIGISNPLFPAGAGECTAAQTLCQTAAHGDGDARATEIDAEGMELVSFYSRNLAVPARRHVDDPQVLRGKEVFYETGCTSCHTPSFVTHRLKDQPEQSFQLIWPFTDMLLHDMGPDLADNRPEARATGTEWRTPPLWGIGLTKQVSGHTYFLHDGRARSILEAVLWHGGEAQAQRDAVVNLPTADRDALITYLESL; encoded by the coding sequence GTGACGGCAGGCTCGGTTGCGTTGGCAAATGACGCTGCCGGGGCCCCTAATTGGGGCCTCGGCGATCCGCATTTGACTGTGGTGCCGCGCACAGACGCGGAAAGCGCGCGGATCAACGCCGTCACGGCGCCGACAACCGATTTTACATCCCCTCAACGTTTCGAAGAACGCCCCGGAGGCGCAGCAACCGTGCGTGTCTTTCCGGACGCAAATGCGTTTTCCCAGCCCTCCGGCAATATGTCTTTCGAGGACGAGTTGACGTTCAAGCTGGGCAATGGCCTGTTTCGCAAGCTGTGGGTATCCTCACCCTCATCGACACTGGCATCCGACGGGTTAGGTCCGCTTTATAATGCGCGGTCCTGTCAGCGCTGCCATATCAAGGACGGGCGCGGACACCCGCCAGAGAACGCAGATGACAATTCGGTGTCCATGTTTCTGCGGATATCGATCCCTGCGCCGCAGGGTGCCGGAATTCATGAAATCGAAGACTACATCGCAACCCTTCCCGACCCGAACTACGGCTCGCAGTTGCAGGATTTTGCCGTGCAGGGCCATGCGTCTGAATACCGCTTGGACATCACATACACCGAAAACATTGTCACCTTGGCGGATGGTACCGAAGTATCGCTGCGTCACCCCACATATAAGGCGACCAATCTTGGCTATGGCCCCTTACACCCGCAGGCGATGCTGTCGCCCCGCGTGGCGCCACAGATGATTGGGCTTGGCCTGCTGGAGGCGGTGCCCGCAGCAGATATTCTTGCCAATGCGGATCCTGAAGATCTGGATGGCGACGGGATTTCCGGACGCCCCAATGTTGTCTGGTCCCAAGAGTTTGACCGCCCCATGCTGGGCCGCTTCGGGCTGAAAGCCGGCAACCCCACAATTATGGAGCAGTCAGCAAGCGCGTTTGCCGGTGATATCGGCATCTCCAATCCGCTGTTTCCCGCTGGCGCCGGCGAATGCACAGCGGCGCAAACCTTGTGTCAAACCGCAGCTCACGGAGATGGCGATGCGCGCGCAACAGAAATTGACGCCGAGGGGATGGAGCTTGTCTCCTTCTACAGCCGCAATCTGGCTGTTCCGGCGCGCCGCCACGTGGATGACCCTCAGGTTCTTCGCGGCAAGGAAGTCTTCTACGAAACCGGTTGCACGTCGTGCCACACGCCTAGCTTCGTCACTCACCGCCTAAAGGATCAACCCGAGCAAAGCTTTCAACTGATCTGGCCCTTCACTGACATGCTGTTGCACGACATGGGGCCGGATTTGGCCGATAACCGCCCCGAAGCGCGCGCGACAGGCACCGAATGGCGCACGCCGCCACTTTGGGGGATTGGTTTGACGAAACAAGTAAGCGGACACACCTATTTTCTGCACGATGGACGCGCACGGTCAATTTTGGAAGCAGTGTTATGGCACGGCGGCGAGGCGCAGGCGCAGCGCGATGCAGTTGTGAACCTGCCGACTGCCGACCGTGATGCCCTCATCACCTATTTGGAGAGTCTATGA
- a CDS encoding porin, with the protein MKKTIIFAAASAISTAQASYAQEAGFTWEGEVELGVDATVSSDDPTAQFSDTYISASLAFEAAIAQRLSLFGELTLESVIDAEDNRAFDDIGLYVAELGLRYNFGDTFVSVGKISPVFAVAWDEAPGFYGDALAGDYELSEMIGASVETPVGPGALSFAVFYADDTGLSDSIATKRGRVSVVDGGPGNTGKLDNVALQYTQEFGDTTAWIGARHLSAGDGDISDETGVVAGLTHGFANGFNLITEVAHFNGVGGTDDDATYLTTGLTYTQNVWTFSASTTVIDHSAAPTDSMIALGVDRNLAENIDASFGVARFDVEGEKSTAVGLSAVIAF; encoded by the coding sequence ATGAAAAAGACAATCATTTTCGCGGCGGCATCGGCCATCTCCACCGCTCAAGCAAGCTATGCCCAAGAGGCAGGTTTCACATGGGAAGGCGAAGTTGAACTCGGTGTTGATGCCACGGTAAGCTCTGATGATCCGACGGCTCAATTTTCCGATACCTACATCTCTGCATCCCTCGCTTTTGAAGCGGCAATCGCGCAGCGTCTGAGCCTTTTTGGTGAACTGACACTGGAATCTGTCATTGATGCCGAAGACAACCGCGCCTTTGACGACATCGGGCTGTATGTCGCTGAGCTGGGGCTGCGCTATAATTTCGGGGACACATTTGTGTCTGTTGGTAAAATTAGCCCGGTCTTCGCAGTTGCATGGGACGAAGCGCCCGGTTTCTATGGCGACGCGCTCGCCGGAGATTACGAGCTGAGCGAAATGATCGGTGCATCGGTCGAGACACCCGTTGGCCCGGGCGCCCTTTCCTTTGCGGTTTTCTATGCCGATGACACCGGCCTTAGCGATAGTATCGCAACAAAGCGCGGCCGCGTATCTGTTGTTGATGGCGGACCGGGCAACACTGGCAAACTTGATAACGTCGCCCTTCAGTACACTCAGGAATTTGGCGATACGACGGCTTGGATCGGCGCGCGCCACCTGTCGGCGGGTGACGGAGACATATCGGATGAGACTGGTGTCGTCGCTGGCCTGACTCATGGGTTCGCAAACGGGTTTAATTTGATCACGGAAGTCGCCCATTTCAACGGTGTCGGCGGCACGGATGACGATGCAACCTACCTCACCACCGGATTGACCTACACACAAAACGTCTGGACGTTTTCAGCGTCTACGACCGTCATTGACCATTCTGCTGCGCCAACGGACAGCATGATCGCGCTTGGTGTTGATCGCAATCTTGCAGAGAATATTGACGCAAGCTTTGGCGTTGCCCGCTTCGATGTCGAAGGTGAGAAATCCACGGCGGTAGGTCTCTCGGCGGTGATTGCATTTTAA
- a CDS encoding imelysin family protein, with protein MTRHLLLSTAALLALAVPALAVEKADVLDTYADIAAAAYGDSLITAQRLQAAVEALVADPSAENLAAARQAWIAARVPYQQTEVFRFGNAIVDDWEGKVNAWPLDEGLIDYVDASYGGPSDENELAALNVVANSRFSLSGSQIDASDITPKLLAEALHEADGIEANVATGYHAIEFLLWGQDLNGHNDGAGNRPWTDYATGDDCSNGNCDRRGDYLIAATELLVSDLDYMAAQWTDKGAARAEVMSNEAAGISAMLTGMGSLSYGEQAGERMRLGLMLNDPEEEHDCFSDNTHNSHYFDGLGVQNVYLGEYIRVDGTLVTGASLSDMVAATDAALDAEMRSKLGTTMMALARIKTAAEAGFAYDQMLERGNAAGEALIMGGVNGLIDQTRSIERVVTTLGLDHVAIEGSDSLDAPDSVFK; from the coding sequence ATGACCCGACATCTTCTTCTTTCGACCGCAGCACTCCTGGCTTTAGCGGTACCCGCGCTGGCCGTTGAAAAAGCTGACGTTCTTGACACCTATGCTGACATTGCCGCCGCAGCATATGGCGATAGCCTGATCACGGCCCAGCGCCTACAGGCAGCAGTAGAGGCGCTGGTGGCCGATCCGTCCGCAGAAAACCTTGCGGCTGCGCGGCAGGCATGGATCGCAGCGCGCGTCCCCTATCAACAGACTGAAGTGTTCCGGTTCGGCAATGCGATTGTGGATGACTGGGAAGGCAAAGTGAACGCATGGCCTTTGGACGAAGGTCTCATCGACTATGTGGATGCCTCTTATGGCGGGCCATCGGATGAAAACGAACTGGCCGCGCTCAATGTGGTGGCTAACTCAAGATTCTCTCTCTCCGGCAGCCAAATTGATGCAAGCGACATAACACCAAAGCTGCTCGCAGAAGCCCTGCACGAGGCAGACGGTATCGAGGCAAACGTCGCCACAGGCTATCACGCGATAGAATTTCTGCTTTGGGGTCAGGACCTGAATGGCCATAACGATGGTGCGGGCAACCGGCCCTGGACAGACTACGCGACAGGCGATGACTGCTCGAATGGCAACTGTGACCGACGCGGCGATTACCTGATCGCGGCAACAGAGTTGCTTGTTTCCGACCTTGATTACATGGCGGCGCAATGGACTGACAAAGGTGCTGCCCGTGCCGAAGTCATGTCGAATGAAGCAGCTGGCATTTCAGCCATGCTGACCGGCATGGGGTCTCTTTCCTATGGGGAGCAAGCCGGCGAACGGATGCGCCTGGGCTTAATGCTGAACGACCCCGAAGAAGAGCATGACTGTTTTTCTGACAACACGCATAACAGCCACTACTTTGACGGTCTGGGCGTGCAAAACGTCTATCTTGGTGAATATATCCGTGTCGATGGCACACTGGTTACCGGTGCGTCGCTCTCTGACATGGTCGCCGCTACGGATGCCGCATTGGACGCCGAAATGCGCAGCAAGCTGGGCACGACAATGATGGCACTGGCGCGCATCAAAACAGCGGCAGAGGCCGGTTTCGCCTATGACCAGATGCTGGAGCGCGGCAATGCGGCTGGCGAAGCTTTGATTATGGGCGGCGTGAACGGCTTGATCGACCAGACACGGTCAATTGAGCGTGTGGTGACCACGCTTGGCTTGGATCACGTTGCCATTGAAGGATCAGACAGCCTTGACGCACCCGACTCTGTCTTCAAATAG
- the hemP gene encoding hemin uptake protein HemP, protein MSIQSAPPKQAPTPIGPTYAARDLTEGSNQAQIVLDDQTYTLRITRAGKLILTK, encoded by the coding sequence ATGAGCATTCAATCGGCCCCCCCCAAACAGGCGCCTACCCCAATCGGCCCGACCTACGCCGCGCGCGACCTCACCGAAGGCAGCAATCAGGCCCAGATCGTTCTGGACGATCAGACCTATACCCTGCGCATCACCCGCGCCGGCAAGTTGATCCTGACAAAATGA
- a CDS encoding NAD(P)H-dependent oxidoreductase, with product MTDKTLLEQLDWRYATKKMDPAQPVPQDKVDAIIEAIRMAPTSSGTQPFELIVVTNPEVRSEIRKAAGDQAQITDGSHLLVFAAWDDYTEARIDNVVDLNVEARGDLPMLHAYYDNLKKSYVPRDPEVNYAHAARQAYIALGIAMVAAAEQEVDSTPMEGFDPAAVDKILGLKERGLRSVVLLPLGYRDPENDWLLPMKKVRKSLDTIVSTVA from the coding sequence ATGACTGACAAGACATTGCTCGAGCAATTGGACTGGCGCTATGCCACAAAAAAAATGGACCCCGCCCAGCCAGTGCCACAGGATAAAGTCGATGCAATCATCGAAGCGATCCGTATGGCGCCGACTTCTAGCGGCACGCAACCATTCGAGCTAATTGTGGTGACAAATCCCGAAGTCCGCAGCGAAATCCGCAAAGCCGCAGGGGATCAAGCCCAGATCACTGACGGCTCACATCTCTTGGTATTCGCTGCATGGGATGATTACACAGAAGCCCGTATTGATAACGTTGTCGACCTGAACGTCGAGGCCCGTGGCGATCTGCCGATGTTGCACGCCTATTATGACAACCTCAAAAAAAGCTATGTGCCCCGTGACCCCGAAGTGAACTACGCCCACGCCGCGCGGCAGGCCTATATCGCCTTGGGCATTGCGATGGTCGCAGCGGCCGAGCAGGAAGTAGACAGCACCCCGATGGAAGGATTTGATCCAGCCGCCGTCGATAAGATCCTTGGCCTCAAAGAACGCGGTCTGCGTTCTGTTGTTTTGCTGCCGTTGGGCTATCGCGATCCAGAGAATGACTGGCTCCTGCCGATGAAAAAGGTCCGCAAATCGCTCGACACGATTGTGTCTACCGTCGCCTGA
- a CDS encoding helix-turn-helix domain-containing protein, with the protein MLDSEQCPDCKRINDVLSRVGDRWSVLIVISLAQYGTLRFNELKRNLGISQRMLSLTLKELERDGLVNRTYHQTIPPKVEYNLTPLGQSFREPVAALGVWALKNLPVIDAARETYDAAADK; encoded by the coding sequence ATGTTGGATTCTGAACAATGTCCTGATTGCAAAAGAATAAATGACGTCCTGTCGCGCGTCGGCGATCGGTGGAGCGTTCTTATTGTCATCTCGTTGGCGCAATACGGCACTCTTCGCTTTAATGAGCTAAAGCGGAACTTGGGTATCTCACAGCGGATGCTAAGCCTGACGTTAAAAGAGCTGGAGCGGGACGGGTTGGTAAATCGGACTTACCATCAGACAATCCCGCCCAAGGTGGAATACAACCTGACGCCTTTGGGGCAATCATTTCGAGAGCCAGTTGCAGCCTTGGGTGTCTGGGCGCTTAAAAATCTGCCTGTCATTGATGCGGCGCGCGAAACCTATGACGCTGCGGCGGACAAATAG
- the queF gene encoding preQ(1) synthase encodes METIYSDLKQLGGQTDLPSSPEEATLERVSNPQSDVAYCVRFTAPEFTSLCPMTGQPDFAHLVIDYVPGEFLVESKSLKLFLGSFRNHGAFHEDCTVSIARRLVDFLNPQWLRIGGYWFPRGGIPIDVFWQTGAMPEGVWIPDQGVPPYRGRG; translated from the coding sequence ATGGAAACGATCTACAGTGATTTGAAACAGCTGGGCGGACAGACCGATCTGCCGTCCTCCCCCGAGGAGGCGACGTTAGAACGGGTTTCAAACCCGCAATCGGATGTCGCCTATTGCGTGCGCTTCACCGCCCCCGAATTCACATCGCTTTGCCCGATGACAGGCCAGCCAGATTTCGCACATCTGGTGATTGACTATGTGCCGGGTGAGTTTTTGGTGGAATCCAAATCGCTCAAACTCTTTCTTGGATCGTTTCGCAACCATGGCGCATTTCACGAAGATTGTACCGTCTCGATTGCACGTCGGCTGGTTGATTTTCTGAACCCACAATGGCTGCGGATCGGCGGCTATTGGTTTCCCCGTGGCGGCATTCCGATTGATGTTTTCTGGCAAACGGGTGCCATGCCAGAGGGCGTGTGGATTCCTGACCAAGGCGTACCGCCATATCGCGGACGGGGTTAA
- the queE gene encoding 7-carboxy-7-deazaguanine synthase QueE, which yields MSQLRIAEIFGPTIQGEGALIGEPTVFVRTGGCDYRCAWCDSLHAVDSAYRHTWAAMDTDTVWTEVQRLSKGVPLTVSLSGGNPAIQDFTQLIALGHAQGYRFACETQGSIPKAWFAHLDTLVLSPKPPSSKEVVDWAAFDACLEAAEGAGTVVMKIVIFDDTDYAWARGAAEKYPDLPLYLQPGNLEVDPDVPVDPQRLADKLLWLVDKTIHDSWFAPRVLPQLHVLLWGNKRGV from the coding sequence ATGAGCCAGCTGCGGATCGCTGAAATCTTCGGGCCCACGATACAGGGCGAAGGGGCGCTGATCGGTGAGCCAACGGTTTTTGTGCGCACGGGGGGATGTGATTACCGCTGTGCCTGGTGCGACAGTTTGCATGCCGTCGACTCCGCCTATCGCCACACTTGGGCTGCAATGGACACCGATACCGTCTGGACCGAGGTCCAACGGCTGTCCAAAGGCGTACCGCTCACAGTGTCCCTGTCCGGCGGCAATCCGGCCATTCAGGACTTTACGCAGCTGATCGCTCTTGGTCATGCGCAAGGCTACCGCTTTGCCTGTGAAACCCAAGGGTCGATCCCGAAGGCGTGGTTCGCGCATCTTGATACGCTTGTGCTCAGCCCCAAACCACCTTCAAGCAAAGAAGTCGTGGATTGGGCCGCATTTGATGCTTGCCTTGAAGCGGCAGAGGGCGCGGGTACGGTCGTGATGAAGATCGTGATCTTTGACGACACGGATTATGCGTGGGCGCGCGGAGCAGCAGAAAAATACCCAGACCTGCCGCTTTATCTGCAACCCGGCAATCTGGAGGTCGATCCAGACGTTCCAGTTGATCCACAGCGGTTGGCAGACAAGCTTTTGTGGCTTGTCGACAAGACGATTCACGATAGCTGGTTTGCACCGCGGGTCCTGCCGCAATTGCACGTCCTGCTTTGGGGAAACAAACGCGGGGTCTGA
- the queD gene encoding 6-carboxytetrahydropterin synthase QueD, translating to MYRITKEFHFSASHQLVHLPDDHQCARLHGHNYVVVVELASETLNRDGFVRDYGELKPLKTYIDDRFDHRHLNDVMEEASTGENMAKHFYDWCSARWPETSAVKVSETPKTWAEYRP from the coding sequence ATGTACCGGATCACGAAAGAGTTCCACTTTTCCGCCTCGCACCAATTGGTGCATTTGCCCGATGACCACCAATGCGCGCGGCTACATGGCCACAACTATGTGGTCGTTGTGGAGCTGGCGTCTGAAACATTAAATCGCGACGGGTTTGTTCGTGATTACGGAGAATTGAAGCCACTCAAGACCTACATCGACGACAGGTTTGATCACCGCCACCTAAATGACGTTATGGAAGAGGCATCAACCGGCGAGAATATGGCCAAGCATTTCTACGACTGGTGTAGCGCACGTTGGCCTGAAACCAGCGCCGTGAAGGTAAGCGAAACGCCAAAGACATGGGCGGAATATAGACCATGA
- the queC gene encoding 7-cyano-7-deazaguanine synthase QueC, with product MKTIVICSGGLDSVSLAYMVAQQQQLTRLVSFDYGQRHRKELDFAARCAQQLDVPHDIIDLRGIGAALTGSALTSDIDVPDGHYAEESMRITVVPNRNAIMLTVAFGVAAANGDDAVATAVHGGDHFIYPDCRPKFTEAFETMQKAALDGYADVSLYTPFVHRSKADIVTEGARHNTPFADTWSCYKGGETHCGRCGTCVERREAFHLAQVADPTIYADPDFWVAAIAKKDGV from the coding sequence ATGAAGACAATTGTCATCTGCTCTGGCGGGCTAGATTCCGTTTCACTAGCGTACATGGTCGCGCAACAACAACAGCTCACCCGCCTTGTGTCATTCGACTACGGCCAACGCCACCGCAAGGAGTTGGATTTTGCGGCGCGCTGTGCGCAGCAGTTGGATGTCCCCCACGATATTATCGATCTGCGCGGGATCGGCGCTGCCCTCACGGGATCGGCGCTAACCAGCGATATTGATGTGCCCGACGGGCATTACGCCGAAGAAAGCATGCGCATTACAGTCGTGCCGAACCGCAATGCCATTATGCTGACAGTAGCCTTTGGCGTGGCGGCGGCAAATGGCGACGATGCCGTTGCTACCGCCGTGCATGGCGGGGATCATTTCATCTACCCGGACTGTCGCCCCAAGTTTACGGAGGCATTCGAGACCATGCAAAAAGCCGCGTTGGATGGTTATGCGGATGTGTCGCTCTACACGCCGTTTGTGCATCGCTCAAAGGCTGACATCGTCACGGAAGGCGCGCGGCACAATACCCCCTTTGCCGACACCTGGTCCTGCTACAAGGGCGGCGAGACCCATTGCGGCCGCTGCGGCACCTGCGTCGAGCGGCGCGAGGCGTTTCATTTGGCGCAAGTTGCCGACCCCACGATCTACGCGGACCCGGATTTCTGGGTCGCCGCAATCGCAAAAAAGGACGGTGTCTGA
- a CDS encoding type II secretion system F family protein: protein MEFIRTSLSTLLAQPDYLIMAGVAISVFVIVQGLSGMIAEEPATTRRMRVGPIKQAHGADFDLIRGDDSDPHGLLKAFVPTSRKERSRMGKQLRRAGIQGKNAVRLFYGFRMIMGIFLPALFLIALALPANVQVQLNIASLLKNVTWINALQIVTLLMVVGFYAPSIWLHGRIKERRQAIENSLPNALDLLQIAMEAGLGFDAAMTRVSHELAHAAPEISQEFIILQLELQAGKERDAALLDMAERVGVQELTAFSSVILQSNQFGTSVSTALTRYSADMRLDRELRAQEKANRLPVQMSAVMALCMMPVLLLICLSPMMIRWMHMF, encoded by the coding sequence ATGGAATTTATCCGAACCAGTCTGAGCACTCTGCTTGCCCAACCCGATTACCTAATCATGGCAGGTGTCGCGATCAGTGTATTTGTGATCGTTCAAGGCCTGTCAGGAATGATAGCAGAAGAACCGGCAACGACCCGGCGCATGCGTGTAGGCCCCATCAAACAGGCCCATGGAGCTGACTTTGACCTCATTCGGGGGGATGATAGTGATCCGCATGGCCTACTGAAGGCTTTCGTACCAACATCCCGTAAAGAGCGGTCTCGAATGGGGAAACAGCTGCGCCGCGCTGGCATACAAGGCAAAAATGCCGTGCGCCTCTTCTATGGTTTCCGCATGATCATGGGCATTTTCCTACCGGCGCTCTTCTTGATTGCATTGGCGCTTCCCGCCAACGTCCAAGTACAGCTCAACATTGCCAGCCTGCTGAAAAATGTGACTTGGATCAATGCCTTGCAAATCGTGACGTTGCTGATGGTTGTCGGATTTTACGCGCCGTCTATCTGGTTGCACGGCCGGATCAAAGAACGCCGCCAGGCGATTGAAAACAGCCTGCCAAACGCCCTTGATCTTCTGCAGATTGCAATGGAAGCCGGTCTTGGCTTTGACGCGGCGATGACGCGGGTTTCGCATGAACTGGCGCATGCTGCTCCCGAGATCTCGCAGGAATTCATCATACTCCAGTTAGAGCTTCAGGCCGGTAAAGAACGCGATGCCGCTTTGCTGGACATGGCGGAACGTGTTGGGGTCCAGGAACTGACAGCCTTCTCCAGCGTCATTTTACAGTCCAATCAATTCGGGACCAGTGTATCTACCGCGTTGACCCGCTATTCGGCGGACATGCGTCTTGACCGTGAGTTGCGCGCACAAGAAAAGGCAAACCGTCTACCGGTACAAATGTCAGCGGTCATGGCCCTATGCATGATGCCGGTACTTTTGCTAATCTGCTTATCGCCAATGATGATCCGCTGGATGCACATGTTCTGA